The Episyrphus balteatus chromosome 3, idEpiBalt1.1, whole genome shotgun sequence genome segment ttttaaattattttgactttgcAAGTCTTAACGTTGAACAAATCGTTACTAATTGTGTTGATTAATGTActcttaattaaaaattatgattaatcaaaaaaattagattgggcaggttcagaaacgttagtgactaaatatttaggtaatttttcggcctctgattggtcagctgtcaaaaaaaatccttccaatttaggtaattttgttggaaagctgactggaaaattaggcaagaaaattttacataaaaatctaggaaagtttttttttgtcaacatgacagctgattgtttttaattacagaatttcgttagcaaaattaaatttatttgtgtgaaaaacgagttaaaagtgcattatcggttataattaatattatttatttattaaagtaaagttaAATTCGGTGTTTGCCCCATGTGGTCttaattaaatttcgaaatttgacaataacatcatatccaaactaatttagtcaatttactcaaatttccgttcagaaaatgacgttgcctaaatatttagtccctaatatttcctgaacttGCCCATTTTATCGTTATTTATAAaacgaaaattattattttgcaatcactatttatttgtacaaaaaaaattattgttcatGAGTTTGAAATTCAAGTCAACTTTACAAAAGTTCTAAATACCTTGAACGACCAATGTAATCGTTTCTGCTTAAATAACACTGTTGTATTCCCAGATTACTACACATCTTATGCAAAACTCTCCAATTATCTAGAATTATCATTGTTCCTGGTTCTAAAGTTAAaatgatttgatttttattttttcttataatagtCATTAACTGTTCCAAACTATGATAAAAGTTTGCAATTTTGTCTTGTGGCAATATATTTAGcatgccaaatgtttgcatatccaattgaatttttaaatttccttcTATTTCATTTTCTATTTCGATAATGGGTGTAGATTTTTCATGGTAAACATTATTGTCCCGAATGTTGATAGGGACCGAGGTACTTGTGAGCAATTGGAAGGCATGCATATCAAATTGTTTGAGCTCTTCTATAATATTCTGACCATcgactaaaataatttttgatttttgagtaACAAAGAAGAATTTCAAACCACAATCAAAATTGGCGCATGTGAGATTTGTGCAGATGTCTGAGTGAATTTCATCGAACGGTTGGAAGTTTATAGCCTGCTGATTTGGAAACAATCTTTCAATGATTAGTTTGGCCATTGAAGTGTTCTGTATTGAAATTCCTGTCACACAAATGAATCCATGtaaaatcagatttttaaaagtctTGGCTATTCTATCATCAAATGACaccaaattaataaaatcaatttgtGGAGGTTTCTGAAATGTATTCGAGTTAAACGGAAGTTTCttcaaaaaacaccttttctTTGTAACATCGATTTGTAATAGGAACTCAATATTGTATGTGGAACAGTGACCATCCTCCCCTAGAAATAGATTTAAATGTTAACAAGTAATtaggaaataaaaatatgttattaCATTCTACAAGAAAACTATCTTCAGTTACACCTtcaattatttcttttgtttgaatataGATGGGTATGTCCAGGggactaaatttttttcttttcgtttctGAATCGAAACATTCGGAGCATTGGCAATGACATCGCAGCCAAAATGCATCCAAATTGAATGGCTTTTCATAATTGGAATGTAGTATTTCTAAACTTGTTGTGTAATCTATAACCTTGAATGTATTTTTCTCCCCATCAGGATCCAATTGAGTGTTTATAGAATctgaaaatacataaattataaattcgaatgaatgaattctAAAAGTGGATTTAAATTCATGTGCATgcagaaaaaaagcagaatatatgtgcccttaataaTGAAAGTGTattaagtcactcctaaaagtACGATCAAATCtagcaaaaatatttattatttaaggggtaaaaattatttgaaagcgaaattgcaataaataaacttctttattgctccttcagtgatttcataaaataaatacaattaaatcgttataacaaaattattatgtaagtttttcttcaaaccatgcaaaaagtgacttagtccactttcataatcatgggcacagaTAAAAACCTATAAACTGGAGGATTCAAACCCAATAAAGCGGGTTTCTTGAGATCTAGCGAAGAAATGGGTCCAAAGGAAGCTTACTTATATCGTCAAGTTAATGGAGCAATAATATATATTGCAATCGTTTCAAGACCACATGTAGCTTTGGCAGTTAATATGGAAGTTAACGTTACTCAACCTACAGTTGTATATGAAGATAATCAAGTATTCATTCGTCTTATTGAGTGATTAATGTAGAGCACGAACAAAACACGGAGATATTTGCCATCATCACATAAGACAACTACGAGAGAAGAccgaacaacattttttttaggaatcacaatactttgtgtCAACTATATCGTACATAACTGCATTCCGCTAAAGGAAATGGTCATTAGAATTGTGTCGAAGCGAAAaacttgccaatatcctttttaagtattttttagaagAGAAactcgtagttaaaagtttaaaacagGTCTTCTTACTGTAGAACAGTGCtgccatttcgaaatttaaaaaaaaacatattaaaaaacatgatttcagttcaaaaaacatgatttataaaaaaaatcaaaatttgaaagaaaatgaacAACCACATCATGACTAGGggggaataaaacaaattatttcgagttcattttagaaaatagtaTAAAGTATCAGAGGTATAACTACACAgggtactttttgcaaaaattcttaaagtgaaaattatcaaactcattttatgatggAGAATTCTTAGATCTTGGCTTCAAaacgtttatagtttttttttcggaaaaaattgccctttgaaggaaaaaataattatttgcttttgtaatttacccactttttttcaaaatttgtaattataacttaaattacaaaaatggcgggaataaaacataaacataaatcagtttataatttgtactcattcaaggttaatttcatatatacat includes the following:
- the LOC129915189 gene encoding trimethyllysine dioxygenase, mitochondrial-like, yielding MERKNRCCIATCKGERFDLAHKFPRSQEVADSWLQAIDNPNLRTIHLRKLNESYQNLNQLHLARDSTPREVENSPLNLKNFNQMEIGCELIARETQALPLNLENSNHADVPNDSIQNETETLLEIENDQLNITFEENKPTNEAIDEEKHNSADNIEYVEVTSDEMDLDSINTQLDPDGEKNTFKVIDYTTSLEILHSNYEKPFNLDAFWLRCHCQCSECFDSETKRKKFSPLDIPIYIQTKEIIEGVTEDSFLVEWEDGHCSTYNIEFLLQIDVTKKRCFLKKLPFNSNTFQKPPQIDFINLVSFDDRIAKTFKNLILHGFICVTGISIQNTSMAKLIIERLFPNQQAINFQPFDEIHSDICTNLTCANFDCGLKFFFVTQKSKIILVDGQNIIEELKQFDMHAFQLLTSTSVPINIRDNNVYHEKSTPIIEIENEIEGNLKIQLDMQTFGMLNILPQDKIANFYHSLEQLMTIIRKNKNQIILTLEPGTMIILDNWRVLHKMCSNLGIQQCYLSRNDYIGRSRYLELL